In Bos indicus x Bos taurus breed Angus x Brahman F1 hybrid chromosome 1, Bos_hybrid_MaternalHap_v2.0, whole genome shotgun sequence, a single window of DNA contains:
- the LOC113898512 gene encoding uncharacterized protein C8orf59 homolog — MAKNKLRGQKSRNVFHIASQKSFKVKNKAKPVTINLKKINIVNDEQVNRVNKAFIDIQKELANFSKGLSLEPLQKQLVPQQCHENVTVNVDEATRLMAQL, encoded by the coding sequence ATGGCCAAGAACAAACTAAGAGGGCAGAAGTCCAGGAATGTATTCCACATAGCCAGCCAAAAAAGCtttaaggttaaaaataaagcaaaaccagTTACCATTAATCTTAAGAAGATAAACATTGTGAATGATGAACAAGTTAACAGAGTGAATAAAGCTTTTATAGATATACAGAAGGAACTGGCAAACTTCTCAAAAGGCCTTTCCCTTGAACCTCTGCAGAAACAACTGGTACCTCAGCAGTGTCATGAAAATGTAACAGTTAATGTTGATGAAGCTACAAGATTAATGGCTCAGTTGTAA